CGTAAAATTTGTTTATCTTTCTGAACAGTGGCAATCAAAACGGAATCAAGTGTCGGGACATTACCTCATCTATCGTTTCGTGGTTGCAGCTCTATTTTTAGCGGTTGTCACCTTCTGCGGGTCGAGAAGTAACCACCCGGAATACTGGATGATTTATCTTAGCCATATTGGACTTATTCTGCAAACTTTGCATTTGACGATAAGCGCTGCCTTTCCAGTTCAGCTTCTTTTGCTAACCAATAGAAGTAATCTAAACTATCTATAGGGACGTACAAAATCTTAGGTTGTTAATCTGTAATTTCTTTAGGTCGCGTTGACAATAAAATGCCTCCTTTGGCACGGTTCTCTTGGTTTCTCTACAACGTCACGAATCTACTCAGTTTGGTTATTTCGGTCGTCTTCTGGGCCGTACTCTTCACTCCAGGTCCGTTTCTCGCACTCAAAATATTTGCGTTCTAATCTcatattgtttttgttttcagccaAAGGACTGAAAGACAGAGATGTCCTTGTTCACGCGCTGAACTCTGTCATGTCGATCAGCGATATATTCATTAGCAGGAGACCGTGTCGTATGTTGCACTTCCACCATTCACTTGCTGCATTAATTCCGTACGT
The window above is part of the Daphnia carinata strain CSIRO-1 chromosome 7, CSIRO_AGI_Dcar_HiC_V3, whole genome shotgun sequence genome. Proteins encoded here:
- the LOC130685615 gene encoding protein rolling stone-like, producing the protein MFPAIKLFPLREQLSLSHDNMYDFAVFSWQSKRNQVSGHYLIYRFVVAALFLAVVTFCGSRSNHPEYWMIYLSHIGLILQTLHLTISAAFPVQLLLLTNRSRVDNKMPPLARFSWFLYNVTNLLSLVISVVFWAVLFTPAKGLKDRDVLVHALNSVMSISDIFISRRPCRMLHFHHSLAALIPYVAFSAIYWAAGGTRENGLSYIYPILNWENLSLTVPFLMMGLVFGLPIVHGVIWSLHLLRDRLIRCCKRDGHHDHQSQWNPTFVPDEKSADSAIVIKT